Proteins from one Mustela erminea isolate mMusErm1 chromosome 20, mMusErm1.Pri, whole genome shotgun sequence genomic window:
- the PALB2 gene encoding partner and localizer of BRCA2 isoform X4, with amino-acid sequence MEEPPGKPLSCEEKEKLKEKLAFLKREYSKTLARLQRAQKAEKVKNSVKKTVEEHDCLLQQEISSQPNHSEHKNKISPYDTLQINTHLDEETGEKTPTTLDVEPESFNPGHGPVEELHIQRTGDIQEHFPYQVSGSGAEKRQSKLPGRRKKQQKRTYTAQARESFFDADSFLLSEKRLKKQEEISRENPRTPVNERTCPLGSTSDIPSSREPMTETNIRGILSPPTAKPQRGVSALIGGNNFSRVPTVASFTLSNSSSGQHLEHKPPKSDCELTTHSIKNINPASPVNVEAQGRSMTVSTDNSEVNKAVSASGQLPRSPELEANNSYSVKELTYDNLPANENQNLKGQNHTEESLPSPHNTLEGRNESLQEKEVLSQSTSLSPEVISPASAEGQTHSCTMVEGLLFPAEYYVRTTRRMSNCQRKVALQAVIQSHLGVRKKGFKNKSTEETKNLNLCSEETDQSELRTSGTRTRQLSSRRPEKCLLLTEVNSPTGPTEANLPRKAVTQPSGRRHGGKRKTVSPPVLDHHLRLLPTPGTAGVHRSKEEVTLHEDLDEKAIHHCKKKIKEKDNHCPKEDSLSSRNNAYLALDSAAFTVSFQENELLSLKELSSFLKTTDFQLPDEVFGPLKLEKLKSCSEKPEKVEPFVSNMYGQKHLKEGNCSVLEELSPKQINTEMEDLEEEIIVLPGKAQAKTSDLTSRSQKKGLSSSVLLFTPLNTGAPEDNNRPTAEMCSPTFPILGTTPAFGSQAHCEKVCSEVGPTCSKPQLPHLKDSDWKQCDGWASPSKSDGSLVVSGRGQPSCDCDSGPWATPFPTGSVTLKDNQLCGNPHPESRKQTDVADLPACNSLNPGHLQLVSKLKNPSGSCSVDVSATWWEIAGFKEPCIITACEYVVSLWKPLDTWQWEKLYSWQFTEVSQNLGAECGLYQRSHGNVDGQLPRMGPTTMQDRTDMGPFSHHFIMKIFKHREKLYSKRPYTHHLE; translated from the exons ATGGAAGAGCCTCCCGGGAAGCCACTCAGCtgtgaggagaaggaaaag ttgaAGGAAAAATTAGCTTTCTTGAAAAGGGAATACAGCAAGACACTGGCCCGCCTTCAG CGTGCCCAAAAAGCTGAGAAGGTTAAGAATTCTGTAAAGAAAACAGTGGAAGAACATGATTGCTTGCTCCAGCAGGAAATTTCATCACAGCCGAACCACTCAG aacataaaaataaaatatctccttATGACACGTTACAAATCAACACCCATCtggatgaagaaactggagaaaagacACCTACCACACTTGACGTTGAACCTGAGTCCTTCAACCCTGGACATGGCCCTGTGGAGGAACTACATATACAAAGAACAGGTGATATCCAGGAACATTTTCCCTACCAGGTCAGTGGCTCTGGTGCTGAGAAAAGGCAGAGTAAGCTgccagggagaagaaaaaagcagcagaagagaaCATATACTGCACAGGCAAGAGAATCTTTCTTTGACGCGGATTCATTCCTACTCTCTGAGAAAAGACTaaagaaacaggaggaaatcAGTAGAGAAAATCCTAGGACACCTGTAAATGAAAGAACTTGTCCTTTAGGTTCTACGTCTGACATTCCTAGTTCTCGAGAACCAATGACAGAGACTAACATTAGGGGTATATTAAGTCCACCAACTGCCAAACCACAAAGGGGTGTCAGTGCTCTAATAGGAGGAAATAATTTCTCCAGGGTTCCTACGGTTGCTTCATTTACTCTGTCAAATAGCAGTAGTGGTCAGCACCTTGAACATAAGCCTCCTAAAAGTGACTGTGAACTCACTACTCACAGTATAAAAAACATTAACCCTGCTTCACCTGTAAACGTAGAGGCACAAGGCAGAAGCATGACGGTCTCTACGGATAACTCAGAGGTAAACAAAGCTGTAAGTGCAAGTGGCCAGCTGCCCAGAAGTCCTGAGTTAGAGGCAAATAATTCATACTCTGTAAAAGAACTCACTTATGATAACTTACcagcaaatgaaaaccaaaacttaAAAGGACAGAATCACACAGAGGAGTCTTTACCATCTCCCCATAACACTCTTGAAGGTAGAAATGAAAGTCTTCAGGAAAAGGAGGTTTTAAGTCAATCTACGAGTCTTAGCCCAGAAGTAATCTCCCCTGCTTCTGCAGAAGGTCAAACACATTCTTGTACAATGGTCGAAGGCCTTCTGTTTCCCGCAGAGTATTACGTTAGAACGACACGACGCATGTCAAACTGCCAGAGGAAAGTAGCACTGCAGGCTGTCATTCAGAGTCATTTGGGTGTCagaaagaaaggttttaaaaataaaagtacggaggaaacaaaaaatttaaacctTTGCAGTGAAGAAACTGACCAGAGTGAACTTAGGACATCAGGCACACGCACAAGACAACTAAGTTCAAGAAGACCTGAGAAATGTCTCTTGTTAACGGAGGTCAACTCTCCCACTGGGCCTACTGAAGCTAACCTTCCCAGGAAGGCAGTTACCCAGCCATCTGGTAGAAGACacggaggaaaaagaaagacagtctccCCACCTGTATTAGATCATCATCTACGACTTTTGCCAACTCCTGGCACAGCAGGTGTTCATAGATCCAAGGAAGAAGTCACCTTACACGAAGATCTGGATGAAAAAGCAATTCATCAttgtaagaagaaaattaaag AGAAGGACAATCATTGTCCAAAAGAGGACTCCCTTTCTTCCAGAAATAATGCTTATCTAGCTTTGGATTCTGCTGCATTCACGGTTTCGTTTCAGGAGAATGAACTGCTAAGTTTAAAGGAACTGTCATCTTTTCTCAAAACCACAGACTTTCAGTTACCCGATGAAGTCTTTGGACCTCTTAAACTTGAAAAACTGAAGTCCTGTtcagaaaaaccagaaaaagttGAGCCTTTTGTATCAAACATGTATGGACAGAAACACCTTAAGGAGGGAAACTGTAGTGTTTTAGAAGAACTGAGTCCTAAACAAATCAATACTGAAATGGAGGACTTGGAAGAGGAAATTATTGTTCTCCCGGGAAAAGCACAAGCTAAAACGTCAGACCTAACAAGCCGGTCTCAGAAGAAGggcctttcttcatctgtattaCTTTTTACACCTTTAAATACTGGTGCCCCCGAGGATAATAACAGGCCCACAGCAGAGATGTGCTCGCCCACTTTCCCCATCTTAGGCACTACTCCAGCTTTTGGCTCCCAAGCACACTGTGAAAAAGTGTGTTCAGAGGTTGGGCCAACTTGCTCTAAACCCCAACTTCCTCACTTAAAAGACAGTGATTGGAAACAATGCGACGGTTGGGCCAGCCCATCAAAATCAGATGGCAGCCTGGTTGTGTCAGGTAGAGGACAGCCTTCCTGTGACTGTGATTCTGGTCCCTGGGCAACCCCTTTTCCCACCGGGTCAGTCACTCTCAAAGACAATCAACTGTGTGGAAATCCACACCCAGAGTCAAGGAAACAG ACTGATGTAGCAGACCTTCCTGCTTGTAATAGCTTAAACCCAGGCCACCTTCAGTTGGTTTCAAAGTTAAAG AATCCTTCTGGTTCCTGCTCGGTGGATGTGAGTGCCACATGGTGGGAAATAGCAGGTTTCAAGGAGCCATGTATCATAACTGCCTGTGAATATGTGGTTTCTCTTTGGAAACCACTTGATACTTGGCAGTGGGAAAAACTTTATTCCTGGCAATTCACAGAGGTAAGTCAGAATCTTGGAGCCGAGTGCGGTCTTTATCAGCGTTCACATGGTAATGTAGATGGGCAGCTACCGAGAATGGGACCCACGACCATGCAAGACAGAACTGACATGGGTCCTTTTTCCCACcatttcattatgaaaattttcaagcaTAGAGAAAAGTTGTACAGTAAACGCCCATACACCCACCATCTAGAATAG
- the PALB2 gene encoding partner and localizer of BRCA2 isoform X5 produces the protein MEEPPGKPLSCEEKEKLKEKLAFLKREYSKTLARLQRAQKAEKVKNSVKKTVEEHDCLLQQEISSQPNHSEHKNKISPYDTLQINTHLDEETGEKTPTTLDVEPESFNPGHGPVEELHIQRTGDIQEHFPYQVSGSGAEKRQSKLPGRRKKQQKRTYTAQARESFFDADSFLLSEKRLKKQEEISRENPRTPVNERTCPLGSTSDIPSSREPMTETNIRGILSPPTAKPQRGVSALIGGNNFSRVPTVASFTLSNSSSGQHLEHKPPKSDCELTTHSIKNINPASPVNVEAQGRSMTVSTDNSEVNKAVSASGQLPRSPELEANNSYSVKELTYDNLPANENQNLKGQNHTEESLPSPHNTLEGRNESLQEKEVLSQSTSLSPEVISPASAEGQTHSCTMVEGLLFPAEYYVRTTRRMSNCQRKVALQAVIQSHLGVRKKGFKNKSTEETKNLNLCSEETDQSELRTSGTRTRQLSSRRPEKCLLLTEVNSPTGPTEANLPRKAVTQPSGRRHGGKRKTVSPPVLDHHLRLLPTPGTAGVHRSKEEVTLHEDLDEKAIHHY, from the exons ATGGAAGAGCCTCCCGGGAAGCCACTCAGCtgtgaggagaaggaaaag ttgaAGGAAAAATTAGCTTTCTTGAAAAGGGAATACAGCAAGACACTGGCCCGCCTTCAG CGTGCCCAAAAAGCTGAGAAGGTTAAGAATTCTGTAAAGAAAACAGTGGAAGAACATGATTGCTTGCTCCAGCAGGAAATTTCATCACAGCCGAACCACTCAG aacataaaaataaaatatctccttATGACACGTTACAAATCAACACCCATCtggatgaagaaactggagaaaagacACCTACCACACTTGACGTTGAACCTGAGTCCTTCAACCCTGGACATGGCCCTGTGGAGGAACTACATATACAAAGAACAGGTGATATCCAGGAACATTTTCCCTACCAGGTCAGTGGCTCTGGTGCTGAGAAAAGGCAGAGTAAGCTgccagggagaagaaaaaagcagcagaagagaaCATATACTGCACAGGCAAGAGAATCTTTCTTTGACGCGGATTCATTCCTACTCTCTGAGAAAAGACTaaagaaacaggaggaaatcAGTAGAGAAAATCCTAGGACACCTGTAAATGAAAGAACTTGTCCTTTAGGTTCTACGTCTGACATTCCTAGTTCTCGAGAACCAATGACAGAGACTAACATTAGGGGTATATTAAGTCCACCAACTGCCAAACCACAAAGGGGTGTCAGTGCTCTAATAGGAGGAAATAATTTCTCCAGGGTTCCTACGGTTGCTTCATTTACTCTGTCAAATAGCAGTAGTGGTCAGCACCTTGAACATAAGCCTCCTAAAAGTGACTGTGAACTCACTACTCACAGTATAAAAAACATTAACCCTGCTTCACCTGTAAACGTAGAGGCACAAGGCAGAAGCATGACGGTCTCTACGGATAACTCAGAGGTAAACAAAGCTGTAAGTGCAAGTGGCCAGCTGCCCAGAAGTCCTGAGTTAGAGGCAAATAATTCATACTCTGTAAAAGAACTCACTTATGATAACTTACcagcaaatgaaaaccaaaacttaAAAGGACAGAATCACACAGAGGAGTCTTTACCATCTCCCCATAACACTCTTGAAGGTAGAAATGAAAGTCTTCAGGAAAAGGAGGTTTTAAGTCAATCTACGAGTCTTAGCCCAGAAGTAATCTCCCCTGCTTCTGCAGAAGGTCAAACACATTCTTGTACAATGGTCGAAGGCCTTCTGTTTCCCGCAGAGTATTACGTTAGAACGACACGACGCATGTCAAACTGCCAGAGGAAAGTAGCACTGCAGGCTGTCATTCAGAGTCATTTGGGTGTCagaaagaaaggttttaaaaataaaagtacggaggaaacaaaaaatttaaacctTTGCAGTGAAGAAACTGACCAGAGTGAACTTAGGACATCAGGCACACGCACAAGACAACTAAGTTCAAGAAGACCTGAGAAATGTCTCTTGTTAACGGAGGTCAACTCTCCCACTGGGCCTACTGAAGCTAACCTTCCCAGGAAGGCAGTTACCCAGCCATCTGGTAGAAGACacggaggaaaaagaaagacagtctccCCACCTGTATTAGATCATCATCTACGACTTTTGCCAACTCCTGGCACAGCAGGTGTTCATAGATCCAAGGAAGAAGTCACCTTACACGAAGATCTGGATGAAAAAGCAATTCATCAtt ACTGA